One Bdellovibrio bacteriovorus str. Tiberius DNA segment encodes these proteins:
- a CDS encoding ABC transporter permease, with product MNKDQGLMSKLKGVWVPAIVVIVWEVVVRAGWVNPQVLPAPSAVLVKWYQYLMPLEAYDPAQGSKFAWYFSGELIRDLWESFYRVFLGFVIGGGLALPLGLLMGASQRIYDYMNPLIQVLRPIPPIAYIPLAILWFGLGNPPAVFLIALGAFFPVLMNTIVGVRAVDSIYIRAGKNLGAGSFLMFRKIIVPAAMPYILSGVRIGIGTGFICMIVAEMIAVNNGLGYRILEAREYFWSDKIIAGMFSIGLLGLAIDTVVSRLNNYLLRWHRGLE from the coding sequence ATGAATAAGGATCAAGGATTGATGTCGAAGCTCAAAGGTGTCTGGGTGCCGGCGATTGTGGTGATTGTGTGGGAAGTCGTGGTGCGAGCAGGTTGGGTGAATCCTCAGGTCCTTCCGGCGCCTTCGGCAGTGCTTGTAAAATGGTATCAGTACCTGATGCCACTTGAAGCTTACGATCCGGCGCAAGGTTCAAAGTTTGCCTGGTATTTTTCAGGCGAATTGATTCGCGATCTTTGGGAAAGCTTTTATCGTGTGTTCCTGGGCTTTGTGATCGGTGGGGGGCTGGCTTTGCCGCTGGGTCTTTTAATGGGCGCAAGCCAGCGTATTTATGATTATATGAATCCGCTGATTCAGGTTTTGCGTCCGATCCCGCCGATTGCTTACATTCCTTTGGCGATCTTGTGGTTCGGGTTGGGGAATCCTCCGGCCGTGTTCCTGATTGCTCTGGGGGCGTTCTTCCCGGTTTTGATGAATACCATTGTGGGTGTGCGTGCTGTGGACAGTATCTATATCCGTGCCGGTAAAAACCTGGGTGCGGGATCTTTCCTGATGTTCAGAAAAATCATCGTGCCGGCAGCGATGCCGTACATCCTGAGCGGTGTGCGCATCGGTATCGGGACTGGTTTCATCTGTATGATCGTGGCCGAAATGATCGCGGTGAACAACGGGCTGGGGTATCGCATTCTGGAGGCACGTGAGTACTTCTGGTCTGACAAGATCATCGCCGGAATGTTCTCTATCGGTCTGTTGGGGCTTGCGATCGACACTGTCGTCAGCCGTTTGAATAACTATCTGCTGCGCTGGCATCGAGGTCTTGAATAA
- a CDS encoding ABC transporter substrate-binding protein codes for MKAVKLLISLFALLLLFLFNFEAKAQTPDVVRVGNLKFAHYGAISYMSEYCTKYNLKVTERVFAKGIDIMPAIIAGEIDVAASAADAAIAGRSGGVPIYAVAGFAEGGARIVIRPDVGIKSVKDFKGKKVGVARGGAQELLLLAELAKHNLTWSDQPGKDVRIVYMAFADLNQALQAKNIDAMAQSEPQASQAINKGFGVELLKPYDTPMGEPIRTLVMTEKMYNTKKPVAERFMKCFVEATKAFIEKPELAEKYVIEKMFKNQISSQDFKDAIGNSPYTYDLTVEHIQITTDFMVKYGVGRMQKPPKASDWVKLDLLADAKKALGVK; via the coding sequence ATGAAAGCAGTGAAGCTGCTGATTAGTTTATTTGCTTTGTTACTTTTGTTTCTGTTTAACTTTGAAGCCAAGGCTCAAACTCCTGACGTTGTGCGCGTCGGGAATCTGAAGTTCGCTCACTATGGTGCCATCAGTTACATGAGCGAATACTGCACCAAGTACAACTTGAAAGTGACCGAGCGTGTGTTCGCAAAAGGCATTGATATCATGCCGGCGATCATCGCGGGTGAAATTGACGTGGCTGCCAGTGCCGCGGATGCGGCGATTGCCGGTCGTTCCGGTGGAGTGCCTATCTATGCCGTGGCTGGCTTTGCTGAAGGTGGCGCGCGCATCGTGATTCGTCCGGATGTAGGCATCAAATCAGTGAAAGACTTTAAAGGTAAAAAAGTCGGTGTGGCTCGTGGTGGGGCGCAGGAGTTGTTGTTGTTGGCAGAACTTGCCAAGCACAACCTGACCTGGTCCGACCAGCCGGGTAAAGACGTGCGTATCGTGTACATGGCCTTCGCCGATTTGAATCAGGCCTTGCAGGCAAAGAACATCGACGCCATGGCACAGAGCGAACCACAAGCTTCTCAAGCTATTAATAAGGGCTTCGGTGTGGAGCTGTTGAAACCTTATGACACTCCAATGGGTGAACCGATCCGTACTTTGGTGATGACGGAAAAGATGTACAACACCAAAAAGCCTGTCGCTGAAAGATTCATGAAGTGCTTCGTGGAAGCAACCAAAGCCTTCATTGAAAAACCTGAACTGGCTGAAAAATATGTGATCGAGAAAATGTTCAAAAACCAGATTTCATCCCAGGATTTCAAGGATGCGATCGGAAACTCTCCCTACACTTATGACCTGACTGTAGAACACATCCAGATCACCACGGACTTTATGGTGAAATACGGCGTGGGCCGCATGCAGAAGCCACCCAAAGCTTCTGACTGGGTGAAACTGGATCTGTTGGCTGATGCGAAGAAAGCATTGGGCGTGAAGTAG
- the hutU gene encoding urocanate hydratase: protein MSRVVKAPTGNKMVCKGWLQEAAYRMIQNNLDPVIAEHPEELVVYGGIGKAARNWESFDKILEALKELENDETLLVQSGKPIGILKTHEDAPRVLLANSNLVPKWATWEHFNELDKKGLMMYGQMTAGSWIYIGTQGIIQGTYESFVEAGRQHFGGNLTGRVILTAGLGGMGGAQPLAGVFAGACVLAVEIDPTRIQKRLETKYIDEVATDLDDALARIKKYTAAGEAKSVALQGNMATVIHQLIEKNFTPDLLTDQTSAHDPLVGYIPEGYTVETAKTFREKDQKAYLKAAYDSMAKHVRGMLAMKDRGAVTFDYGNNLRARAQEAGVENAFDYPGFVPAFIRPLFCKGSGPFRWVALSGDPNDIKVTDDAMRKLFPHKKDLLRWLDMAEERIAFQGLPARICWLEYGERAKAGLMFNQLVAEGKVKAPIVIGRDHLDCGSVASPNRETEAMKDGSDAVSDWALLNALVNTACGATWVSLHHGGGVGMGYSQHAGQVIVADGTEKAARRLERVLTADPAMGVFRHLDAGYELAHDVAKERGVRSLWL, encoded by the coding sequence ATGTCTCGTGTTGTTAAAGCCCCTACTGGGAACAAGATGGTTTGTAAGGGGTGGTTGCAGGAAGCGGCTTACCGCATGATTCAGAACAATCTGGATCCGGTGATTGCCGAGCACCCGGAAGAACTGGTTGTTTACGGTGGTATCGGTAAAGCGGCTCGCAACTGGGAATCTTTCGACAAGATCCTGGAAGCTTTGAAAGAGCTTGAAAATGACGAGACTCTTTTGGTGCAGTCTGGTAAGCCCATCGGCATTTTGAAAACTCACGAAGATGCGCCTCGCGTTCTTTTGGCGAACTCCAACCTTGTGCCTAAATGGGCGACTTGGGAGCACTTCAACGAACTCGATAAAAAAGGTCTGATGATGTACGGTCAGATGACGGCGGGTTCCTGGATCTACATCGGAACTCAAGGGATCATCCAGGGGACTTATGAGTCCTTCGTGGAAGCCGGTCGTCAGCACTTTGGCGGCAACCTGACCGGTCGTGTGATTCTGACTGCGGGCTTGGGCGGCATGGGTGGCGCACAACCACTTGCCGGTGTGTTTGCTGGTGCCTGCGTTCTGGCGGTAGAGATCGATCCGACTCGCATCCAGAAGCGTCTTGAAACCAAATACATTGATGAAGTGGCAACAGATCTTGACGATGCTTTGGCGCGTATCAAAAAGTACACGGCAGCCGGTGAAGCGAAATCCGTGGCTTTGCAGGGCAATATGGCCACGGTGATTCACCAGTTGATCGAAAAAAACTTTACTCCGGATCTTTTGACAGATCAGACATCCGCACACGATCCATTGGTGGGCTACATCCCAGAAGGTTACACTGTCGAGACTGCAAAAACCTTCCGTGAAAAAGATCAAAAGGCTTATTTGAAAGCGGCTTATGATTCCATGGCAAAACACGTTCGCGGCATGCTGGCGATGAAAGATCGCGGCGCTGTGACGTTTGACTATGGTAACAACCTGCGCGCACGTGCTCAGGAAGCGGGCGTTGAAAATGCATTCGACTATCCAGGCTTCGTTCCGGCGTTCATCCGTCCTTTGTTCTGCAAAGGCTCGGGTCCATTCCGTTGGGTGGCTTTGTCGGGTGATCCAAATGATATCAAGGTCACTGACGATGCGATGAGAAAACTATTCCCGCACAAGAAAGACCTTCTGCGCTGGTTGGACATGGCTGAAGAGCGCATTGCCTTCCAGGGCTTGCCAGCACGTATCTGTTGGCTGGAGTACGGAGAGCGTGCGAAAGCGGGCTTGATGTTCAATCAACTGGTTGCTGAAGGTAAAGTGAAAGCGCCGATCGTTATCGGTCGAGATCACTTGGACTGCGGATCTGTGGCTTCTCCGAATCGTGAAACGGAAGCGATGAAGGACGGATCTGACGCTGTCAGTGACTGGGCTTTGTTGAACGCACTTGTGAACACCGCTTGCGGTGCCACTTGGGTCAGCTTGCACCACGGTGGTGGTGTGGGTATGGGTTACAGCCAGCACGCCGGTCAGGTCATCGTTGCTGACGGCACCGAAAAAGCCGCTCGTCGTCTGGAAAGAGTGTTAACTGCCGATCCAGCAATGGGTGTATTTAGACATTTGGACGCGGGCTATGAATTGGCTCACGACGTAGCAAAAGAACGCGGTGTCCGCAGTTTGTGGTTGTAG
- the hutH gene encoding histidine ammonia-lyase has protein sequence MQITGENITLENLYQIAHNPSIKAELSASGRANMQKSRDYIEGRIASGEVMYGVNTGFGAFSSVRISDAEIEQLQRNLIRSHSMGIGAPFTKTETRAMMVLRANALAKGHSGIRPLVVEKILEFLNNDIIPVVPSQGSVGASGDLAPLSHLALTIIGEGEAWGADGKIVHVTELLKAKGITPLELKAKEGLSMINGCQVMTSIGLLSLWENRRLLWLADLAGAMSLEGLRGSRKPFDPLIQASRPHAGEGKTGRNLIRLMGETSPIAESHAVNDPRVQDAYSLRCMPAVHGAAKDALRYAVKVLETEANSSTDNPLVFADANKVLSCGNFHGMPVAHAMDFAGIALSSQASISECRISKMISTQMSELPPFLTPNGGLNSGHMIVQVAAASLVSENKVLAHPASVDSIPTSAEKEDHVSMGTIAARKFAQILRNAENVVAMELLSATQALDLLAPLKPSAAVKAAHDHIRKTVPFAKEDRIFSKDVEAIKAMMVSGELMAVVEQAVGELEW, from the coding sequence TATCGAGGGTCGTATCGCCAGCGGTGAAGTGATGTACGGTGTGAACACCGGCTTTGGTGCATTTTCTTCCGTTCGTATCTCTGATGCTGAAATTGAACAGCTGCAAAGAAATCTGATCCGTTCCCACTCGATGGGTATTGGGGCTCCATTCACTAAAACGGAAACGCGTGCGATGATGGTTCTGCGTGCGAATGCTTTGGCTAAAGGCCACAGCGGTATTCGTCCGTTGGTTGTTGAAAAAATTCTTGAGTTCCTGAACAACGACATCATCCCGGTGGTTCCTTCTCAAGGGTCCGTGGGCGCGTCGGGTGACTTGGCTCCGCTTTCTCACCTGGCATTGACCATCATCGGTGAAGGTGAAGCGTGGGGAGCTGACGGCAAGATCGTGCACGTCACTGAATTGTTGAAAGCTAAAGGCATCACTCCGCTGGAGCTGAAAGCCAAAGAAGGTCTTTCCATGATCAATGGTTGTCAGGTGATGACATCCATCGGTCTTTTGTCTTTGTGGGAAAATCGCCGCTTGTTGTGGCTGGCAGATCTGGCTGGCGCGATGTCCTTGGAAGGCTTGCGTGGTTCCAGAAAACCGTTTGATCCGTTGATTCAAGCCAGCCGCCCTCACGCAGGTGAAGGCAAGACCGGCCGCAATTTGATTCGTTTGATGGGCGAAACCAGCCCGATCGCTGAAAGCCATGCGGTGAACGATCCGCGCGTTCAGGATGCGTACTCTTTGCGTTGTATGCCGGCTGTTCACGGCGCAGCCAAAGATGCTCTAAGATACGCGGTGAAAGTTTTGGAAACTGAAGCGAACTCCTCCACGGACAACCCGCTGGTATTTGCGGATGCGAACAAAGTTCTTTCCTGCGGTAACTTCCACGGTATGCCCGTGGCGCACGCGATGGATTTTGCGGGGATTGCGCTATCTTCCCAAGCAAGCATCAGCGAATGCCGTATTTCCAAAATGATCTCTACACAAATGAGTGAGCTTCCGCCATTCCTGACTCCAAACGGAGGCTTGAATTCCGGTCACATGATCGTGCAGGTGGCGGCAGCCTCTTTGGTGAGTGAAAATAAAGTTCTGGCACATCCGGCCAGCGTGGACTCCATTCCGACGTCTGCAGAAAAAGAAGACCACGTTTCCATGGGTACTATTGCGGCCCGTAAGTTCGCGCAGATTCTTCGTAACGCGGAAAACGTGGTGGCGATGGAATTGCTGTCTGCAACTCAGGCTTTGGATTTGTTGGCTCCGTTGAAGCCCTCAGCAGCCGTTAAGGCCGCTCACGATCACATTCGCAAGACTGTGCCGTTTGCAAAAGAAGACCGCATTTTCTCTAAAGACGTCGAGGCGATCAAAGCCATGATGGTGTCTGGCGAGTTGATGGCCGTTGTTGAGCAAGCTGTCGGCGAATTGGAATGGTAA